Proteins encoded by one window of Salvia splendens isolate huo1 chromosome 5, SspV2, whole genome shotgun sequence:
- the LOC121804099 gene encoding uncharacterized protein LOC121804099, giving the protein MCNNNNKNEEHNKQAPPRISFSNDLVESSRSHSHYRDAPVSSNFEFSFSSYSMMPADELFFKGRLLPFPLKEVNSIKISSSTTAAVKIKNNEVSLRPPKNPTGWRAFLGLTKSKQIP; this is encoded by the coding sequence ATgtgcaacaacaacaacaagaaTGAAGAGCACAACAAGCAGGCTCCACCAAGAATCTCCTTCTCCAATGATTTGGTGGAATCTTCAAGATCCCATTCACACTACCGCGACGCCCCGGTGTCGTCGAACTTTGAGTTCTCCTTCAGCAGCTACTCCATGATGCCGGCGGACGAGCTCTTCTTCAAGGGGAGGCTCCTCCCGTTCCCCTTGAAAGAAGTGAATAGCATAAAAATAAGCAGCAGCACCACCGCCGCCGTCAAGATCAAGAATAATGAAGTCTCCTTGAGGCCCCCAAAGAATCCCACTGGGTGGAGGGCCTTTCTTGGCCTTACCAAGTCCAAGCAAATCCCTTGA
- the LOC121804100 gene encoding serine/threonine-protein phosphatase 7 long form homolog: MAFGGILRCGQPKDIDHHLITALIERWRPETHTFHFPVGEATLTLEDVEVLWGPQNTVDLKEMVWKQTNLSNQLMIELSDEHDQYIYVQCARVYCLLLLGERCASYSWGGATLACLYHNLCEGALARRTNVGGALTLLQLWAWERISNIRPQMLNPVPIDYVPCAVAWTGPTSYVKAPGLCIENFRDQFSRMYANQFIWRPYVMRNLPDVCVDGRPIWTSITTLICWNLVEPHLPQRVLRQFGIVQPYIPLDNQFHETDFVKLDRRGKSGRNWVEYHANHIQDWDNRHNMVWTDVEYSTEPIATAEYMDWFRRITVVYITKPGVHAQEGFHETTSSHSYAVETLHKIRHFLSGQDMTGQPHLFTISRIVEDGLQIYGEAEMMDYRPSQRSELDIDMPVRQKGKRRGKKKTGGESSSSRMDAHLVKISVSVMSTILHLGLLCQMTFLGLI; the protein is encoded by the exons ATGGCGTTCGGCGGGATATTGAGGTGTGGTCAACCaaaagacattgaccaccatcttatcactgCATTGATTGAACgatggaggccagagactcacacgtttcactttcctgTCGGTGAAGCGACATTGACAttagaagacgtggaggtcttatgggggcctcaaa ATACAGTTGATTTGAAAGAAATGGTTTGGAAGCAGACAAACTTATCAAATCAACTGATGATTGAGTTGAGTGATGAACACGACCAGTACATATATGTTCAATGTGCTCGTGTTTATTGTCTGCtgttacttggtg AACGATGTGCTAGTtatagctggggtggtgcgactcttgcttgcttgtaccacaatctaTGTGAAGGTGCCCTTGCTAGGAGGACCAATGTCGGGGGAGCTCTTACTTTGTTACAgctgtgggcttgggagagaatctcAAATATTAGACCGCAGATGCTAAATCCTGTGCCTATAGACTACGTACCATGTGCAgtcgc atggACTGGTCCGACctcatatgtaaaagcacccgggcTTTGCATTGAAAATTTCAGAGATCAGTTCTCCAGAATGTACGCCAACCAA tttatttggaggccttatGTCATGCGAAACCTGCCGGATGTTTGTGTTgacggtcgtcctatatggacgtcGATCACAACCCTTATTTGCTGGAATCTGGTTGAGCCACACTTACCACAGCGAGTGTTGCGACAATTTGGtattgtccaaccgtatatcccgctTGACAACCAGTTCCACGAAACTGATTTTGTGAAACTGGATCGTCGTGGCAAATCTGGCCGGAATTGGGTTGAGTACCACGCCAATCATATACAGGATTGGGACAATAGGCACAACATGGTGTGGACTGATGTGGAGTACTCAACTGAGCCTATCGCAACTGCTGAGTATATGGATTGGTTTCGCCGGATAACCGTGGTGTACATAACAAAACCTGGCGTGCATGCTCAGGAGGGCTTCCATGAAACGACATCCTCTCATAGCTACGCG gtggagacccTTCACAAAATACGCCACTTTCTAAGTGGGCAAGACATGACAGGGCAACCGCATTTGTTCACAATTTCAAGGATCGTTGAAGATGGCCTGCAGATATATGGGGAAGCTGAGATGATGGACTACCGTCCTTCCCAACGCTCTGAGCTGGATATTGACATGCCCGTGAGGCAAAAAGGGAAGAGACGTGGAAAAAAGAAAACTGGTGGAGAGTCGTCATCTTCAAGGATGGATGCTCATTTG GTGAAGATAtcggtctcagtgatgtccaccattctccacctcggtcttctgtgCCAGATGActtttttggggttgatttag